Proteins from one Blattabacterium sp. (Blattella germanica) str. Bge genomic window:
- the argS gene encoding arginine--tRNA ligase → MNDHFQSIEEIAKESISVLYKLEPCPELDFQYTKKGYPGDLTLILFSLSKKLKEPAEQIGKNIGNYVQNQLKELIQFSVIEGFLNFIFKENYYIHLLKKMLNTNFYHLKLPSKRIMIEYSSPNTNKPLHLGHVRNSLIGSSIAKILKMVGHKIIKIQIINDRGIHICKSMIAWKKFGKGETPDSIKMKGDHFVGKYYSLFDKIYREEIRKTSKQDKIPILIEARELLKKWECGDPTTRSIWKKMNKWVYNGFEETYRKLEISFDKIEYESNVYKIGKEIIKKGLEKGIFFKKEDGSIWIDLIQEGFDQKLLLRSDQTSVYITQDIGTSVERFRKYNIDQLVYIVGKEQDYHFQILFSILKRLGYIWVNKLFHLSYEMVYLPSGRMKSREGNVIDADSFILEMYSIAKKNFLKKTSKSKEKVEQEKSYEILGLGALKYYFLKIDPRKKIIFYPEKSIDFKGKTGTYIQYTYSRIRSLERKFFEVCSLLNDYWSNIKFDMYEKNMIKILQKYPSILKKSATTFNPSLIANYIYEVSKTFNLLYEKKKLIDSLDLIHSNICMNIIHVTGNVLKSGMNLLGIKMLDRM, encoded by the coding sequence ATGAATGATCATTTTCAATCTATAGAAGAAATAGCAAAAGAATCCATATCTGTTTTGTATAAACTGGAACCTTGTCCTGAATTGGATTTTCAATATACAAAAAAAGGATATCCAGGAGATCTTACTTTGATTTTATTTTCTTTATCTAAAAAATTAAAAGAACCTGCAGAACAAATAGGAAAAAATATAGGAAATTATGTACAAAATCAATTAAAAGAATTGATTCAATTTTCTGTTATTGAAGGTTTTTTAAATTTTATTTTCAAAGAAAATTATTATATTCATCTTCTTAAAAAAATGTTGAATACGAATTTTTATCATTTGAAATTGCCATCTAAAAGAATCATGATAGAATATTCTTCTCCGAATACCAATAAACCTCTTCATTTAGGACATGTTAGAAATAGTCTGATCGGATCTTCTATAGCTAAAATATTAAAAATGGTCGGCCATAAGATCATAAAAATTCAAATTATTAATGATAGAGGAATACATATTTGTAAATCTATGATAGCTTGGAAAAAATTTGGAAAAGGAGAAACACCTGATAGTATTAAAATGAAAGGAGATCATTTTGTAGGAAAATATTATAGTTTATTTGATAAGATTTATCGTGAAGAAATTAGAAAAACATCCAAACAAGATAAAATTCCAATTTTGATAGAAGCTAGAGAATTATTGAAAAAATGGGAATGTGGGGATCCAACAACTAGAAGTATTTGGAAAAAAATGAACAAATGGGTTTATAACGGGTTTGAAGAAACTTATCGTAAGTTGGAAATCAGTTTTGATAAAATAGAATATGAAAGTAATGTATATAAAATTGGAAAAGAAATTATAAAAAAAGGTCTTGAAAAAGGAATTTTTTTTAAAAAAGAAGATGGATCTATTTGGATTGATTTGATTCAAGAGGGTTTTGATCAAAAACTTTTGTTACGATCAGATCAAACTTCAGTATACATAACCCAGGATATTGGAACTTCTGTAGAACGTTTTAGAAAATATAATATAGACCAGTTAGTTTATATTGTGGGAAAAGAACAAGATTATCATTTTCAAATTCTTTTCAGCATATTAAAGCGTTTAGGATATATATGGGTAAATAAGTTGTTCCATTTATCTTATGAAATGGTATATTTACCAAGTGGTAGAATGAAATCTAGAGAAGGAAATGTGATAGATGCAGATAGTTTTATTTTAGAAATGTATTCTATTGCAAAAAAAAATTTTTTAAAGAAAACTTCAAAATCAAAAGAAAAAGTAGAACAAGAAAAATCTTATGAAATCCTAGGATTAGGTGCTCTCAAATATTATTTTCTTAAAATAGATCCCAGAAAAAAGATTATTTTTTATCCTGAGAAATCTATAGATTTTAAAGGGAAAACAGGAACATATATTCAATATACTTATTCCAGGATTCGTTCTTTGGAACGAAAGTTTTTTGAAGTATGTTCATTGTTAAATGATTATTGGTCAAATATCAAGTTTGATATGTATGAAAAAAACATGATTAAAATTCTTCAAAAATATCCATCTATCTTAAAAAAATCAGCTACGACTTTCAATCCTTCATTGATAGCGAATTATATTTATGAAGTATCTAAAACTTTTAATCTTCTTTATGAAAAGAAAAAGTTAATAGATTCTTTAGACTTGATTCATAGTAATATTTGCATGAATATTATTCATGTTACAGGAAATGTGTTAAAATCTGGTATGAATTTATTAGGCATAAAAATGCTTGATCGTATGTAA
- a CDS encoding TPM domain-containing protein yields MIKIIQFIILIFFSINLAKGQFNIPESTQKIYPVQDYAGVLSKKQIEKLNQKLISYSKITSTEILVSIIQDLRGEDPNFLAYKWGEKWKIGSSHKNNGIVILLSINDRKISIQNGYGIEPYLTDFLTTKIIKKVKPILKDHHYYQAIDSCIQEIFQVLKNQYYKDQKKKVFPVWNLLLCMSAFLIMFFLLSKNKRIDSSLLNTLFLTDFLFINKKNHENEDNFDGFGGGGHFGGGGGSGNW; encoded by the coding sequence ATGATAAAAATTATTCAATTCATCATTTTAATTTTCTTTTCTATAAACCTAGCAAAAGGACAATTTAATATACCTGAATCTACCCAAAAAATATATCCTGTACAGGATTATGCAGGAGTCTTATCTAAAAAACAGATAGAAAAATTAAATCAAAAACTTATTTCATACTCTAAAATTACATCAACAGAAATTTTAGTTTCTATCATTCAAGATCTTCGCGGAGAAGATCCAAATTTTTTAGCTTATAAGTGGGGAGAAAAATGGAAAATTGGAAGTTCGCATAAAAACAATGGAATTGTCATATTATTATCTATCAATGATAGAAAAATATCTATTCAAAATGGATATGGAATAGAACCTTATTTGACCGATTTTTTAACTACAAAAATTATAAAAAAAGTTAAACCTATATTGAAAGATCATCACTATTATCAAGCTATAGATTCTTGTATTCAGGAAATTTTTCAAGTTCTTAAAAATCAATATTATAAAGATCAAAAAAAGAAAGTTTTTCCTGTATGGAATCTTTTACTTTGTATGAGCGCTTTTCTTATTATGTTTTTTTTACTTTCTAAAAACAAAAGAATCGATTCTTCGTTATTAAATACTTTATTTTTGACAGATTTTTTATTCATAAATAAAAAAAATCATGAAAATGAAGACAATTTTGATGGATTTGGAGGAGGTGGACATTTTGGAGGAGGAGGAGGTAGTGGAAATTGGTAA
- a CDS encoding branched-chain amino acid aminotransferase yields MRIEKTLHSRIGEMDFNNISFGNQYSDHMFCSEYKNGKWKNSIIKPFGNIMFSPISPVFHYGQAVFEGMKAYKDKNEEVFLFRPEENFKRINRSAIRLEMPPIPEYIFMNGLKKLIDIDRDWIPKNYGQSLYIRPFLIATNGVLSAKPSIDYMFMIISTPADAYYKHPLKIKIEEKYSRSASGGVGFTKAAGNYASSFYPTRLANEEGFDQILWTDSSTHTMIEESGTMNVFFWLKNKLVTPKANDNILSGITCQSILSLAEKEGLPVEERNLSVSEIIKGLQTGELKEAFGCGTAAVINYFKIISYQGHNFCLPNLTEKERISLRLRKSLLDIQHNLSEDPFGWRVQLKRYL; encoded by the coding sequence ATGAGAATAGAAAAAACCTTACATTCAAGGATTGGAGAAATGGATTTTAACAATATTTCCTTTGGAAATCAATATTCAGATCATATGTTTTGTTCTGAATACAAAAATGGAAAATGGAAAAATTCTATTATTAAACCTTTTGGAAATATTATGTTTTCTCCTATATCTCCTGTATTTCATTACGGACAAGCTGTTTTTGAAGGCATGAAAGCTTATAAAGATAAAAACGAAGAAGTTTTCTTATTTCGTCCAGAAGAAAATTTCAAAAGAATAAATAGATCTGCTATTCGTTTGGAAATGCCACCTATTCCAGAATATATTTTTATGAATGGACTGAAAAAATTAATAGATATAGATAGGGATTGGATCCCTAAAAATTATGGACAATCTTTATATATTCGTCCTTTTTTAATTGCAACCAATGGTGTTTTATCGGCTAAACCTTCTATAGATTATATGTTTATGATCATATCTACTCCTGCTGATGCCTATTATAAACATCCCTTGAAAATTAAAATAGAAGAAAAATATAGCCGTTCTGCATCAGGAGGAGTTGGATTTACTAAAGCCGCTGGAAATTATGCTTCTTCTTTTTATCCTACTAGATTGGCAAACGAAGAAGGATTTGATCAAATATTGTGGACAGATTCTTCGACTCATACAATGATAGAAGAATCAGGGACTATGAATGTTTTTTTTTGGTTAAAAAATAAACTTGTAACTCCAAAAGCTAATGATAATATATTAAGTGGAATAACCTGTCAAAGTATTCTTTCTTTAGCTGAAAAAGAAGGGCTTCCCGTAGAAGAAAGAAATTTAAGTGTTTCAGAAATTATAAAAGGATTACAAACAGGAGAATTGAAAGAAGCTTTTGGTTGTGGGACAGCTGCAGTGATAAATTATTTTAAGATAATTAGTTATCAAGGTCACAATTTTTGTTTGCCAAATCTTACAGAAAAAGAAAGAATATCTCTTCGTTTGAGAAAAAGTTTATTAGATATACAGCATAATTTATCAGAAGATCCTTTTGGATGGAGAGTTCAATTAAAAAGATATTTGTAA
- the ndk gene encoding nucleoside-diphosphate kinase, translating to MIYHMFGKITLSIIKPDAVKKGHCSSILSQIVSAGFDIIALKMTELSKNSAIRFYEEHKEKYFFESLVKFMSSGPIVSILLEKENAVKDFRILIGDTNPINAEKGTIRHRYATSLEKNAIHGSDSNQNAFKECQFFFPSREIFSKKDKNFL from the coding sequence ATGATTTATCATATGTTTGGAAAAATCACTCTTTCTATTATCAAACCGGATGCGGTTAAAAAAGGACATTGCTCATCTATTTTATCTCAAATAGTTAGTGCAGGATTTGACATCATAGCACTTAAAATGACAGAACTTTCTAAAAATTCAGCCATAAGATTTTATGAAGAACATAAAGAAAAATATTTTTTCGAATCTTTAGTGAAATTTATGTCTTCTGGACCAATAGTATCTATTCTTTTGGAAAAAGAAAATGCCGTCAAAGATTTTAGAATTTTAATAGGAGATACAAATCCAATCAATGCTGAAAAAGGGACTATACGACATAGATATGCTACTTCCTTAGAAAAAAACGCTATCCATGGATCGGATAGCAATCAAAATGCTTTTAAAGAATGTCAGTTTTTTTTCCCCAGTAGAGAAATTTTCTCAAAAAAAGATAAAAATTTTTTATGA
- a CDS encoding glycerol-3-phosphate dehydrogenase/oxidase has product MMKGFLNRDKFLNILENVNIWDIIIIGGGATGLGIALDSSSRGYKTLLLEQSDFSKGTSSRSTKLVHGGIRYLAQGNIKLVYEALQERGFLLKNAPHLVKKQKFIIPIFSWKMGFFYWTGLKLYEWLSGSLSFGKSKFLSKNEVIRNFPEIQTNKLKGGILYYDGQFDDARLAINLAQTCVQQGGVLLNYFQVKSLIKKVGDRISGVVASDLETEKKYSIYSKIVINATGVFSDSISKMDESECPILIKPSQGTHIVLNKSFFSSSNAVVVPKTSDGRILFCVPWYDHVLVGTTDTFLEKSVLEPKPLEEEIEFILQTFNKYFVFNPKKSDILSAFSGLRPLFVPNDSSSTIKTKDISRSHKLIISSSGLISIIGGKWTTYRKMSEEAVNKAVEIGKLKKKPSVTKNLRIYGSNSSSKSQNDHWKKYGEDEYHIKKLIEENPLLGTPLISQDTYSYYCTEAEVIWMVRYEMARTIEDVLARRFRLLFLNAKKAIDIAPRVAALMAKELSRDEKWEKSQIADFKKLAMRYYYPVV; this is encoded by the coding sequence ATGATGAAAGGTTTTTTAAATAGAGATAAGTTTTTGAACATCTTAGAAAATGTAAATATTTGGGATATTATCATTATTGGAGGAGGAGCTACTGGATTGGGAATTGCTTTAGATTCGTCTTCTAGAGGATATAAAACTCTTCTTTTGGAACAGTCAGATTTTTCTAAAGGAACTTCCAGTCGTAGTACCAAACTCGTTCACGGAGGAATACGATATTTGGCTCAAGGAAATATAAAATTAGTTTATGAAGCTTTACAAGAAAGAGGTTTTTTGTTAAAAAATGCTCCTCATTTAGTGAAAAAACAAAAATTTATTATTCCAATTTTTAGTTGGAAAATGGGTTTTTTTTACTGGACTGGTTTAAAATTGTATGAATGGTTATCTGGGTCCTTGAGTTTTGGAAAATCCAAATTTTTATCCAAAAATGAAGTAATTAGAAATTTTCCTGAAATTCAAACTAATAAGTTAAAAGGAGGTATTTTATATTATGACGGTCAGTTTGATGATGCTCGTTTGGCTATTAATTTGGCTCAAACTTGTGTTCAGCAAGGTGGAGTTTTGTTAAACTATTTTCAAGTCAAAAGTCTTATCAAAAAAGTTGGAGATAGGATATCTGGAGTTGTAGCTTCTGACCTAGAAACAGAAAAAAAATATTCTATTTATTCAAAAATTGTTATAAATGCCACTGGAGTTTTTTCTGATTCCATTTCAAAAATGGATGAATCTGAATGCCCCATTTTAATAAAACCTAGCCAAGGAACACATATTGTGTTAAATAAATCCTTTTTTAGCAGTTCGAATGCTGTAGTTGTTCCAAAAACTTCGGATGGGAGAATCTTATTTTGTGTTCCATGGTATGATCATGTTTTGGTAGGAACTACAGATACTTTTCTAGAAAAAAGTGTTCTGGAACCAAAACCTTTAGAGGAAGAAATAGAGTTTATTTTACAAACTTTTAACAAGTATTTTGTTTTCAATCCAAAAAAAAGTGATATACTCAGTGCTTTTTCTGGATTGCGTCCTCTTTTTGTACCTAATGATTCTTCTTCTACTATTAAAACAAAAGATATTTCTAGATCTCATAAACTTATTATTAGTTCTTCTGGATTAATAAGCATTATAGGCGGAAAATGGACAACATATAGAAAAATGTCCGAAGAAGCTGTGAATAAAGCCGTTGAAATAGGAAAATTAAAGAAAAAGCCTTCTGTTACAAAAAACCTTAGAATTTATGGGTCGAATTCTTCATCCAAAAGCCAAAATGATCATTGGAAAAAATATGGAGAAGATGAATATCATATTAAAAAATTAATTGAGGAAAATCCATTATTAGGAACTCCCTTGATATCCCAAGATACTTATTCTTATTATTGTACTGAAGCAGAAGTTATATGGATGGTTCGTTATGAAATGGCTCGAACAATTGAAGATGTTTTGGCAAGAAGGTTTCGTTTATTGTTTTTGAATGCAAAAAAAGCAATAGATATAGCACCAAGAGTAGCAGCATTAATGGCTAAAGAGCTTTCTAGAGATGAGAAATGGGAAAAATCACAAATAGCTGATTTTAAAAAGTTAGCTATGCGGTACTATTATCCGGTCGTTTGA
- the ffh gene encoding signal recognition particle protein: MFEHLQNKFHKALHILKGDDSITEMNIASSMKEIVRALIDADVNYKIAKDFIRRVKEKSIGKKVLTSLNPKQLITKIVYDELVLLMGGKSIEMNLSKDPSIILICGLQGSGKTSFSSKLAFFLRKKNKNPLLVAADIHRPAAIDQLKFIAEKVNIPIFYLKNSKNIIEILDKSVIYSFKNKNNVIIIDTAGRLAIDQIMMEEIVKIHQHSKPDEILFVVDAMTGQDAINTAQSFSKILNFDGIVMTKLDGDSRGGAAITMSSAVGKPIKFISNGEKIEDLEIFHPDRIANRILGMGDIVSLVEKVQEQFDEKKTKKIYHKISKNRFNFNDLLEQIRHIKKIGSIKNIISMIPGVDRFFSFNGENQKDSFKKIEAMIHSMTPDERENPKLLTDIERKRRISKGSGIPLSHLDLFFRQFYDINKIMKKINANSGSGQQIIKDFISKIMNKENDV, translated from the coding sequence ATGTTTGAACATTTACAAAATAAATTTCATAAAGCTCTTCATATTTTAAAAGGAGATGATAGCATCACAGAAATGAATATTGCATCTTCTATGAAAGAAATTGTAAGAGCTCTTATTGATGCAGATGTAAATTATAAAATTGCTAAAGATTTTATTCGAAGAGTTAAAGAAAAATCTATTGGAAAAAAAGTATTGACTTCATTAAATCCAAAACAGCTTATTACAAAAATAGTATATGATGAGTTGGTTTTACTCATGGGAGGTAAAAGTATAGAAATGAATCTTTCTAAAGATCCTTCTATTATTTTAATTTGTGGACTACAGGGGAGTGGAAAAACTTCTTTTTCTTCTAAACTTGCTTTTTTTTTAAGAAAAAAAAATAAAAATCCTTTATTAGTGGCTGCAGATATTCATCGTCCTGCAGCTATAGATCAACTTAAATTTATTGCAGAAAAAGTAAATATTCCTATTTTTTATTTAAAAAATAGTAAAAATATTATAGAAATATTGGATAAATCTGTTATTTATTCTTTTAAAAATAAAAATAATGTAATTATTATTGATACGGCTGGAAGATTAGCTATTGATCAAATCATGATGGAAGAAATAGTAAAAATCCATCAGCATTCTAAACCAGACGAAATTTTATTTGTTGTAGATGCAATGACAGGGCAAGATGCTATCAATACAGCTCAATCCTTTTCAAAAATATTGAATTTTGATGGAATTGTTATGACTAAATTAGATGGAGATAGTAGAGGTGGAGCTGCTATTACTATGTCTAGTGCAGTGGGAAAACCTATAAAATTTATTAGTAATGGGGAAAAAATAGAAGATCTGGAAATTTTTCATCCAGATAGAATAGCTAATCGAATTTTAGGAATGGGAGATATAGTTTCTTTGGTTGAAAAAGTGCAAGAGCAATTTGACGAAAAAAAAACTAAAAAAATTTATCATAAAATTTCAAAAAATCGTTTTAATTTTAATGATTTATTAGAACAAATTAGACATATCAAAAAAATAGGAAGTATAAAAAATATTATTTCTATGATTCCTGGAGTAGATAGGTTTTTTTCTTTTAATGGTGAAAATCAAAAAGATTCTTTCAAAAAAATAGAGGCTATGATTCATTCTATGACACCTGATGAAAGAGAAAATCCTAAATTACTTACCGATATTGAAAGAAAAAGAAGGATATCTAAAGGATCTGGAATTCCATTAAGTCATCTAGATCTTTTTTTTAGACAATTTTATGACATCAATAAAATAATGAAAAAAATTAATGCAAACTCAGGCTCAGGACAACAAATTATAAAAGATTTTATATCTAAAATAATGAATAAAGAAAATGATGTTTAG
- a CDS encoding LemA family protein produces MKKKFLIAIFSILILISMTGLWVVNVYNHLVKLNENIKTQWGQVENVYQRRYDLIPNLVNTVKGSSNFEKNTLIQVIEARAKATSIYINPNDLNQNQINKFQKAQENLNDTVSRLLLVVENYPNLKSTKNFYELQNQLEGTENRINVERNRFNDQVNSFNTYRNQFPKIIISNFFSQFQEKGYFQSQIGSEKSPVVDFSK; encoded by the coding sequence ATGAAAAAAAAATTTCTAATAGCTATTTTCTCTATTTTGATTTTGATATCTATGACTGGATTATGGGTAGTCAATGTATACAATCATCTAGTAAAACTAAACGAAAATATAAAAACACAATGGGGTCAAGTGGAAAATGTTTATCAACGTCGATACGATCTGATTCCAAATTTAGTGAATACAGTAAAAGGATCTTCCAATTTTGAAAAAAATACATTAATACAAGTCATAGAAGCTAGAGCAAAAGCTACTTCTATTTATATCAATCCAAATGATCTAAATCAAAATCAAATCAATAAATTTCAAAAAGCACAAGAAAATTTAAATGATACTGTTAGTAGATTGCTTCTAGTAGTGGAAAACTATCCAAATCTAAAATCTACAAAAAACTTTTATGAGTTACAAAATCAATTAGAGGGAACAGAAAATCGTATCAATGTAGAAAGAAACCGATTTAATGATCAAGTAAATTCTTTTAATACTTATAGAAATCAATTTCCAAAAATTATCATATCAAACTTTTTTTCTCAATTTCAAGAAAAAGGATATTTTCAATCTCAAATAGGATCAGAAAAATCTCCTGTTGTAGATTTTTCTAAATAA
- a CDS encoding thiamine pyrophosphate-dependent enzyme, giving the protein MNYNNNKKHNNDEKISFDSFSKMVLNDYKLARISRETSILGRKEVLNGRAKFGIFGDGKEIPQLAMAKVFRNGDFRSGYYRDQTFMMAIGALTVRSFFSQLYAHSDLEAEPVSSGRMMTAHFGTRFLNHDGTWKNLIHKKNSSADISSTAAQMPRLLGLAQASKIYKKLKNLKETHKMFSHNGNEVAFGTIGNASISEGLFWETLNAASVLQIPMILSIWDDEYGISVPNKYQFSKQNISDLLSGFHRNKKEKGIEILSVNGSDYMNLTKTYVRANQIARYEHVPVIIHVTHLTQPQGHSTSSSHERYKSKERLKWELNNDGIKKFRNWILNFKFNTTNQFQNLANVCYLDQIDIEAKEYVKNEQKKAWEAFQKPILKIKNEAVNILQRMQSTYPNSNKKWINEYVKKYIQELHDTTKNFITKKSIFRITRKILYLLSEVKSDSKYYLIEWIKKKYDQEQENYSSHLYSISDKSSVNITEVFPVYNNNNFEVDGRIVLRENFDKLLELYPDLLIFGEDVGKIGDVNQGLEGLQKKYGKTRIFDTGIRESTILGQGIGLAMRGLRPIVEIQYLDYILYALQIMSDDLACLQYRTKGGQKAPVIIRTRGHRLEGIWHSGSPMGGIINYLRGILVLVPRNMVKAAGFYNTLLSGDDPALVIECLNGYRIKEKLPENLGFFRTPIGIVERTRKGKDITIVTYGSTWRIVNEASEELSKINIDSEVIDIQSLLPFDLQKDIVKSLQKTNRLLIIDEDVPGGASAYILQKILEEQNGYYYLDSPPVTITAKEHRPPYGSDGDYFSKPSVENIVEEVLKIMHDS; this is encoded by the coding sequence ATGAATTACAACAATAATAAAAAACATAATAATGATGAGAAAATCTCTTTTGATTCATTTAGTAAAATGGTTTTGAATGATTATAAATTGGCTAGAATTAGTCGTGAGACCAGTATTTTAGGACGAAAAGAAGTTTTAAATGGAAGAGCTAAGTTTGGTATATTTGGTGATGGGAAAGAAATTCCTCAATTAGCCATGGCAAAAGTTTTTAGAAATGGAGATTTTAGATCTGGATATTATCGGGATCAAACATTTATGATGGCTATTGGAGCTTTAACTGTAAGAAGTTTTTTTTCACAATTATATGCTCATTCAGATTTAGAAGCTGAACCGGTTTCGTCTGGAAGAATGATGACCGCACATTTTGGAACACGCTTTTTAAATCATGATGGAACTTGGAAAAATCTTATTCATAAAAAAAATTCTAGTGCAGATATTTCTTCTACAGCAGCTCAAATGCCTAGATTATTAGGATTAGCTCAGGCATCTAAAATTTATAAAAAACTTAAAAATTTAAAAGAAACACATAAAATGTTTTCTCATAATGGAAATGAAGTAGCATTTGGAACTATTGGGAATGCTAGTATTTCGGAAGGATTATTTTGGGAAACTTTAAATGCTGCTTCAGTATTGCAAATACCTATGATTCTATCTATTTGGGATGATGAATATGGAATTTCTGTACCTAATAAATACCAATTTTCCAAACAAAATATTAGTGATCTTTTATCTGGGTTTCATAGAAATAAAAAAGAAAAAGGGATAGAAATTCTTAGTGTTAATGGATCCGATTATATGAATCTTACAAAAACATATGTTCGTGCAAATCAAATAGCTCGTTATGAACATGTTCCAGTTATTATTCATGTCACACATTTAACTCAACCGCAAGGGCATTCTACTTCTTCTTCACATGAAAGATATAAATCAAAAGAACGTTTGAAATGGGAATTAAATAACGATGGAATCAAAAAATTTAGAAATTGGATTTTGAATTTTAAGTTCAATACAACAAATCAATTCCAAAATTTAGCCAATGTTTGTTATTTAGATCAAATAGATATAGAAGCTAAAGAGTATGTGAAAAATGAACAAAAAAAAGCTTGGGAAGCGTTTCAAAAACCAATTCTTAAAATTAAAAATGAAGCTGTAAACATTTTGCAAAGAATGCAAAGTACTTATCCTAATTCTAATAAAAAATGGATTAATGAATATGTTAAAAAGTATATTCAAGAATTACATGATACAACTAAAAATTTTATCACAAAAAAATCAATCTTTCGTATTACACGAAAAATTTTATATCTACTATCTGAAGTAAAATCAGATTCAAAATATTATCTGATAGAATGGATAAAAAAAAAATATGACCAAGAACAAGAAAATTATTCTTCTCATTTATATAGTATTTCTGATAAATCTTCTGTAAATATTACAGAAGTTTTTCCCGTATATAATAATAATAATTTTGAAGTAGATGGAAGAATTGTATTGAGAGAAAATTTTGATAAATTATTAGAATTATATCCTGATCTTTTAATATTTGGAGAAGATGTAGGGAAAATAGGAGATGTGAATCAAGGATTAGAGGGCTTACAAAAAAAATATGGAAAAACTCGCATTTTTGATACGGGAATACGTGAATCTACTATTCTTGGTCAGGGAATAGGTCTTGCTATGCGAGGTCTTAGACCTATAGTTGAAATTCAATATTTAGATTATATTTTATATGCTTTACAAATCATGAGTGATGATCTTGCTTGTTTGCAATATAGAACAAAAGGAGGACAAAAAGCTCCTGTCATTATTAGAACTAGAGGACATCGTTTGGAAGGGATATGGCATTCAGGCTCTCCTATGGGAGGTATTATTAATTATTTAAGAGGAATTTTAGTTTTGGTTCCAAGAAACATGGTAAAAGCTGCTGGTTTTTATAATACTTTATTATCTGGAGATGATCCTGCTTTGGTTATTGAATGTCTAAATGGATATAGAATCAAAGAAAAACTACCGGAAAATTTAGGCTTTTTTAGAACTCCTATTGGAATAGTGGAAAGAACAAGAAAAGGAAAAGATATAACCATAGTGACTTATGGTTCTACATGGAGAATTGTAAATGAAGCATCCGAAGAATTATCTAAAATTAATATAGACTCTGAAGTTATTGATATTCAATCTTTATTACCTTTTGATTTACAAAAAGACATTGTAAAAAGTTTACAAAAAACCAACAGACTATTAATCATAGATGAAGATGTTCCAGGTGGAGCTTCTGCTTATATTTTACAAAAAATATTAGAAGAACAAAATGGATATTATTATTTAGATAGTCCTCCTGTTACGATTACTGCTAAAGAACATCGTCCTCCTTATGGATCAGATGGGGATTATTTTTCAAAACCTTCTGTTGAAAACATTGTAGAAGAAGTATTAAAAATAATGCATGATAGTTAA